Genomic window (Armatimonadota bacterium):
GCCCAGAAGGGCGGCATCAACATTGTCGTCACCGGCGCGCTGCCTAGGGAAGAGCTGGAGAAGATCGCGGAGGGCATGGAGTAGAGCCGTGGCCTGGCGGGGGCGCTGAGGCTGAAGACGACCGATCTGCGGATCTCGCGGGCCTGGAAAAAGAAAATGGAATCCACCTCCTCTCAGTACCGTCATATAGCCAGACGCAACAAAACAATGGAGGTGGCAGAAATGACCAACCGCATCTTTACCTACGCTGTGATCGTCGGGATCTTCGCACTGACGCTGAGCATCGTGGCCGCATCCGCCGAAGTGCGCGACAATGAAGACGCGCAGAAGCCCGCAGTGACGGCCGGACAGAGAGTTCAGGCGGGGCCAGGGCTCCACGGCCGCATGGCTGAACAGGAACAGCATGGCTTCCGCTGGCAGGCGAGAGATGGCCAGCGCCTTGGCCAGGCGTACCGACACGGTCAGGGACAGGGCCAGGGCCAGGCGTACCGACACCGTCAGGGACAGGGGGCACGGGTCGGCAACCGGCACCAGGCAGGCAGCGGTCAGGGCGGCAGGTGGAACGCTCCTGCGCAGGGCCGCGGGATGAAGACCGGCCCGCGGGATGGCACGGGACGCGGTGACAAGTCCAACTGCGACGGAAGCTGTCCGAACTGCACCGAGAAGTAGCCACAAATCAGTCCGAACACCAAGACGGGGCGGCCGCATCCAGCGGCCGCCCCGTCTTGCATGTGCATGAGGGCGCGATTGCGTAGGTCACTGACATCGCGCCGGCTCTCCCCCGTCGGACCGCTTGCTGCAGGAACTGCGACGCCTCGTGGTCTGGACGCCACAAACACTCAGGCGCCGGCGTGCGCGGCTGTGGGTGCTCGCGCATGGCAGCGCCTTCGCCTTGGAGCTTCCATCAACGAGGGGCCTACTGCGCGGCCCAGTCCACGGAAGCAAGGTCGCCAATCTGCCAGAAGGCCCCCGTGGATGCGTCGAGGATGTAGGTTGCGTACTTGCTGGTGTCACCCTCGTTCGAGAAGACGATGTGCGTGCAGTCAGGTGACCAGCGCGGGTTCTTCCCTGACATTGTCCAGCCACTGTCGCCGAAGTCCACCGGGACTGCTCCCGCCTGCGTCGTACCGTCCGGGTTGAGCGCCAGCTTGTACACGTTCCTTCCTGTCGGCCCGTAAGCAAACCAGTTCTGCCCCGCGGCGTCGCGGCCCCAGTCGGCGCTGCCAACGATATGCAGGGTCGCGTCAATCACCCAGGGCTCCCCCCGGCGGCGGGCATGACCATCTTGGTGATACTGGCGCCGATGACGCGTTCGAACATGATGTAGTCCCCATCCGGCGACCAGACAGGCGCTGAGTCCCGATAGCCCTCGGTCAGCAGCTGTGCCGGGCCATTAGGCCAGTCCTCGACCGCAATGCACTGTTGCATATAGCCATCGGTCAACCGGATGTCGTAGCACTGTCTGGAGAACACAATCCTGCCGGTCGGCGACCATCTGGCAGAGAGACTGTTTCCTCGCGGCAGGCCAGGCTCGTCCTCTACCACAAACGCGGTGGGCGTCCCGCTTGTCCGGGGGACGGTGGAGAGGCCTCCGATGGAGGTGAGTATCAACTGGGCGTCCGGCTTGCTCCAACAGTGGGCCACCACCGATCCACTGACCGGCACCTGCACTTTCGATGAACCGTCCGGGTTCATCGTGAACATGCCCCAGGTGCCCTTGCGCTTGTCAACGACCTTGCTCCCCACGAGCTTGCCTGCGAGAGCTGGCGGCGGCGGTTGCGGCGGCGGCTTCACCGGCTTCGCCGCCGTATCCGCCGCTGTGAGGTTCGAGTCACCGTTTCCACCGCAGCCGGGAAACGCCACGAGCACCACAAGCACGGCAGTAACCATAAGGACCGACAGCGTTGCTCGCATCTCCCACGACCTCCTTGTGACCCGTTCTG
Coding sequences:
- a CDS encoding PD40 domain-containing protein; this encodes MRATLSVLMVTAVLVVLVAFPGCGGNGDSNLTAADTAAKPVKPPPQPPPPALAGKLVGSKVVDKRKGTWGMFTMNPDGSSKVQVPVSGSVVAHCWSKPDAQLILTSIGGLSTVPRTSGTPTAFVVEDEPGLPRGNSLSARWSPTGRIVFSRQCYDIRLTDGYMQQCIAVEDWPNGPAQLLTEGYRDSAPVWSPDGDYIMFERVIGASITKMVMPAAGGSPG